From a region of the Triticum aestivum cultivar Chinese Spring chromosome 7D, IWGSC CS RefSeq v2.1, whole genome shotgun sequence genome:
- the LOC123167464 gene encoding probable receptor-like serine/threonine-protein kinase At5g57670, whose translation MPDPLATAYTTSSPSLAETRDTRAPSTRASPERQSDKKPRNGIAPERPAGRPMKPLYLRSSGSFKRLLLSLSPHRAKRVHAPPDVEHPSAQAEAASPPHERNPEWECFSYEEVRRATGGFRAANLVGRGGSSEVYRGELADGRAVAVKRLMGASACERRERDFLAELGTVGHATHPNVCPLLGCCVDRDLYLVFAFSARGSVSANLHDGEEGAPAMGWEARYGVAVGTARGLEYLHKGCRRRIIHRDIKASNVLLTDDFQPQISDFGLAKWLPTEWTHRAIAPIEGTFGCLAPEYYTRGIVDEKTDVFAFGVFLLELMAGRKPVDGTHRSLLGWARPLLNEGKTEALLDPRIVAGNGGYDAEQARRLAFVASLCVRASATWRPSMTEVLELLEGVEIKEERWAMPEPAAGDDEGEEMWGFDDLDDDDEDEESGTPSPLSTSSASSA comes from the exons ATGCCCGATCCCCTAGCCACTGCCTACACCACTTCGTCTCCCTCTCTAGCCGAGACCCGAGACACCAGAGCACCGAGCACGCGCGCTTCGCCGGAGCGCCAGTCAGACAAGAAGCCGCGCAACGGCATTGCCCCCGAGCGGCCGGCCGGCCGACCGATGAAGCCGCTGTACCTGCGGAGCAGCGGCAGCTTCAAGAGGCTGCTGCTCTCCCTCTCGCCCCACCGCGCCAAGCGCGTCCACGCGCCCCCCGACGTAGAGCACCCGAGCGCGCAGGCGGAGGCAGCGTCGCCGCCGCACGAACGGAATCCCGAGTGGGAGTGCTTCTCGTACGAGGAGGTCCGGCGCGCCACGGGCGGCTTCCGCGCGGCCAACCTGGTGGGCCGGGGCGGGTCGTCGGAGGTGTACCGCGGCGAGCTGGCGGACGGGCGCGCCGTGGCGGTGAAGCGGCTCATGGGCGCGTCCGCCTGCGAGCGCCGGGAGCGGGACTTCCTGGCGGAGCTCGGCACCGTGGGCCACGCCACGCACCCCAACGTGTGCCCGCTCCTGGGATGCTGCGTCGACCGCGACCTGTACCTCGTCTTCGCCTTCTCCGCCCGCGGCTCCGTCTCCGCAAACCTCCACG ACGGCGAGGAGGGGGCACCGGCGATGGGGTGGGAGGCGCGGTACGGCGTGGCGGTGGGCACGGCGAGGGGGCTGGAGTACCTGCACAAGGGGTGCCGGCGGCGGATCATCCACAGGGACATCAAGGCCTCCAACGTGCTGCTCACCGACGACTTCCAGCCGCAG ATCTCCGACTTCGGGCTGGCCAAGTGGCTGCCGACAGAGTGGACGCACCGGGCGATCGCGCCGATCGAGGGCACCTTCGGGTGCCTGGCGCCCGAGTACTACACGCGCGGCATCGTGGACGAGAAGACGGACGTGTTCGCCTTCGGCGTCTTCCTGCTGGAGCTCATGGCCGGCCGGAAGCCGGTGGACGGCACCCACAGGAGCCTCCTCGGCTGG GCGAGGCCTTTGCTCAACGAGGGCAAGACGGAGGCGCTGCTGGATCCGAGGATCGTCGCCGGCAATGGCGGCTACGACGCCGAGCAGGCCCGGCGGCTGGCGTTCGTGGCGTCGCTGTGCGTTCGCGCGTCGGCGACGTGGAGGCCGTCCATGACCGAG GTTCTGGAGCTGCTGGAGGGCGTGGAGATCAAGGAGGAGCGGTGGGCGATGCCGGAGCCGGCGGCCGGGGACGACGAGGGGGAGGAAATGTGGGGCTTCGACGacctcgacgacgacgacgaagacgaggaATCCGGCACGCCGTCCCCTTTGTCAACGTCCTCAGCCTCGAGCGCTTAG